The stretch of DNA acagaggggggtcctaagccattctctgtgtctacttggtttcttgtcacaaactcctacactgacaaagaatgattttaaaaagtgtcgtaaactaaatactggacaagtggtttatcttcCCCAGCGCGGAATAAATCCTGTGGAGCCGGCAGTGTCTTTCAAAAGGTAAAATCAGACAGTTTTGAATGCCTTGACACTACTGAGAGAGGACAGGACACTGTTTTACCCCCAGCCGACAGGGGGTAAAACAGTGGACCAATTAGGAACACTGGGACGTCttggaacgagaacaaccaatgggaaacaccccacgtggactcaggctcagcccaaaataaacaaactatccaatcacaggggtgaaGAGAGAATTACAAAAACACAGGCAGAACTTTCAAACAGCGCTCTTGACACTAAACCCAAGGCTCTTGGCAcacaaacaagtctctgaactttgacaatctgaagacCCAGCCTGCGACCAGCCTGAACAGAGATACCATTTTCAGAAACTCTGATAGAAAATAACTACTCTAGTGtgtgccttggtgtgggagtctgcagcgtaaaatcctaaaagtacgtGTAATCAAACcttagccccgattgatcaccagagaaagagttggatgaataTTTGAAGTCGACAGAGATTGAAATATAGTCAATCTATTGAGCTAGCAGTGCTGGagtttgcggtggaatatcccTGACATAACCGGAtgaagagtgcacatattggtggaggattttctgtttcagtggaatacctaaatagttaatgactcttgtttttgcaaagacatttgtttcgtaccctgaagtggagacaaAACACAAGGAAGGCAGACCCCGaaacctggacctgtccttgccagcaggagagaCCTCGAGCACCTGTATTGTTGTAGACACGGATCCACTGGAGGAGGCAGCAAGGAGCCTGTTAAGTATTCAACATGTAgtttaatcctcttatgaactcgagaataagcaaaccttaaagtaaaattagcgttttgttttaggtagaatgtaagaaaagtattattgctttcaattcatgctttgagttaatgaacactatagtaattgtttgttgtatgtgatttatacaaattgatgtgggtttaacaaggcaattatcattctgcgtttGCTAGAacccaaatttagctgtcttgataatagataattctcgataggttgtctggacgcaaacagtgtctttatctcgcaagagtgagaattgccttctgaacctaaacatatatattacactgatttaacgatgctttgattatcaaatattgacaaaagtaaatatttgtgttactaacaaaacccctgttaagactaaccttcatcttaaataactgtcaggaatgtggttgtaacctttaagggaatctcccatagattgcatTGGATTGCTAATCAACTATCAGGAGTGGGGTGGTGTtgttcatattttcttttctgtactacttagtttagttaatttttcctttctgtattactttagtttagttgttgcgtctttattatttttcctttatttagttttatttctaataaaactgttcctttgtattcactagaagtgttgtccagtctgattatttcaacAGAGGTGGGTTCTAtatgattttgaattcaaataaggtattatatgatgacaacttaaactagtccaaataaaaaataccttGCACATTACAATTTCGTACTTGacagggaacgttaggttattgtcataaccctggaatagaaatgtaaccattaaccttcaaggtcgctgcgttaTTATTGCAGCAGTCTTGGAGGAAAAATGATGACCATGTTTGTGTCAGCAGTCCTTTTATGCCCTAGTAGGCGGGCgtgactgtgtcacaggcactGTGTGCAGCTTTGGCATATCTATTCAGTTTTCATGGTctttaaggataaatacccattaggtaatggttacatttctgtttcaggtaaccagggttatgataataacctaacattctgtaacattccaaaaaaatataaaaacttggTACAAAATAGCTGTGGGGATACTCGTTACTGGGAATAGCACATTATTTGGAGGTGAAATCTATTGAGAGCTTTCTTTTCCTCTGTGTGTTTAACCAAAATAGGTGGAAGAAGCCCTTGAGGCTGTTAAGAATGCCACCAACGAGCAGGACTTGGCCAACCGCTTCAAGGAGTTTGGAAAGGAAATGGTGAAACTGAACTACGTAGCCGCCAGAAGACAACAGGTGAGGTTTGACATACAGTCTCTCTCATGACCTCTGTTAGCCCATTCTAGTGGGACAATTCATTCATGCCCCGTTTTTTCCACTAGCCACGTCTAGGTGCACCTCTGCTGGACCGTCCAGCTGAGGTGTACCTAAAAATGTCTGCCTGCGTTTccactgcattttctcaggtacaaCTAACCTAGGAAGTATTTGCGCAACGCCAGGCATCCCAATATGTTGCCCATTAGCtcaaagtatttttattattattattattatttatttcttagcagacgcccttatccagggcgacttacaatcgtaagcaaaaacatttcaagcgttacaatacaagtaatacaataagagcaagaaatacaataacttttgtttaagcaaagtacaagtgtgacaaaccacaattcaataatacagcaggtaatagtgatagttacatcaggatatgattaaatggtgatagttacatcaggatgtgattaaatacaaagtactacaggttaaaaacttggcagattacagtattctgaagtacaggattaaatgcagtaaaataggggctgataagagcaaaatagagcacatttacatgaagggtgatagtgtcccaggatacaaacagaggagttctacaggtgctctttgaagaggtgagtcttaaggaggcgccggaatgtggtcagggactgggcagtcctgacatctgtaggaaggtcattccaccactgcggagcaagggtggagaaggagcgggctttggaggcaggggagcgtagcggtggtagagctagtcttctagtgcaggcggagcggagaggtcgagtgggggtgtagggagagatgagggtctggaggtagctgggtgcagactggtcaaggcatctgtaggctagtacaagagtcttgaactggatgcgagcggtgatcgggagccagtggagcgagcggagtagtggagtagcgtgggcgaagcgaggcagagagaacactaggcgggcagcagagttctggatgagctggagcggacgggtggcggacgcagggaggccagccaggagggagttgcagtagtctaggcgggagagtaccagggcctggaccaggagctgggtagcatagttggtgaggaagggtcggattcttcggatgttgctcaggaagaatcggcaagtgcgtgccagagtggaaatgtgctgggaataagagaggcaggggtccagggtgactccaaggttcttagctgaggaagagggagagagtgtggtagattccagaggaacagagatggagagatcagaggaggggaggaggaggagggaaagaaaaggaggtcagatttagagaggttgagtttgaggtaatgcgagtgcatccaggaggaaatagcagacagacaggtagagatacgggaggagatggtggagtcagaggtggggaaggagaggaaaatctgagcatcatcagcatagaaatggtatgagaaaccataggatgcgatgagggggcccagggagcgggtgtagagagagaacaggaagaggacccaagactgacccttgggggactccagttaagagagggtgagtgtggaggttgctccacgccaggttacctggtaagtgcggttggagaggtaggaggagaaccaggccagagcagtgccagagatccccaggtcagcaagagatgatagtagaatagagtgatcaacagtgtcaaaggcagcagagaggtcgaggagaattaggacagaggagagagaggcagctcgggcacatttaagtgagttggtgacagacaggagggcggtttcagtagagtgagcagagcggaagccagattggagagggccaagcagagagtggttggacaggaaagcagagagctggcggtgtacagtccgctcgagggttttggagaggaagggtaggagggagacaggacggcagctctggagggaggtggggtcgagggtaggttttttgaggaggggagtgatcgaggcttttttgaaggcagaggggaagataccagaaagtagagaggtgttgaggagggaggagatgaaggggagtagaaaGTTTTTCTGCTGTTGCCACTTTTGTTGTTGGTGTccttgacttttttttattttgtcacgaCACTGGATTGCCGTCCTTTCAATTTGTCTGCAATTTTGTCAAAAACTTTAAGATTTCGCACTGCACCTAATAACTGCTCCTGAATAGGACTTTCTGACCAAATATTCAAAAGTGCTTTAATTTCCTCCGCATCCCAAGGtaaagaaatattttattttctcacAGCTCTTAACTCGCTAGTGACCGCCTTTGTTTTAGTGAAATCCAAAAACACACTGACATTGCGTAACATGCTACGTAATGATACTTCTGTCTGGACCAGTTGGGACTTGTCAGGTATGAGATATGAAACTGTACCTTCTCAGACCGGTTTGGAACATGCTGAGGTGCCCTGGACTCAGACGGACTCACTGAGGTGCACCTAAAAGTGGCTAGTGGAAACAAGGCATCAGATAGCTGTTTTAGAGGCTACGTGAAATGGCTTGCACTCAGAGGGAACTTTGGTCCAAgtagaaaaaaaagatgttattCTTTCCTTTTTGAGAAGCTCTAAGTATAGCAGATATATAACCCCACCGTACGATAAGATGACCTAATTTTAGCCAATTCTGAAatcattatggacagcagtgtgaagtagtggttagggctctggactcttgaccagagggtcgttgaTTCAGTCcaaggtgtgggacactgctgctgtacccttgagcaaggtactttacctagattgctccagtaaaaacccaactgtataaatgggtaattttatgtaaaaataatgtgatatcttgtaacaattgtaagtcgccttggataaaggcatttgctaagaaataaataataataataattatgtaaatGTCATACAGTGCTAAGGTTGTCAGGATGTAGTTGCACTGTATCACCACTAGGATAGAGTAGGGTATGGAGAATGAAGAGAACAGACTCTTTGGGTACAGTTCAAATAGGTATCTGTCACATTTATTTATCCAACAGGTTTACAGAGGTACAGTTCTCAGTACACAGCACACTCGAATCCACAGAATAGGCAACAATGTATTTAACAATAAACAACACTCTGTGTTGTTTAAAACCAAACCTAGCTCCCTTGGAACATTAAACTAGACTTTACCGGGGGACTCTCGTCTTCCTATCTTCCCTATCTTATAATTTGATAGGGAAAATGACCAGACCTTCTAGAATTAATCCTAGCTTGAATTTGAGGATAGTTCGTCAGAAATTAAAAAGTATCTTTTAGGCCTATATGTGCTGTAGCAGTGTATACAGAAGTCTGTCATGACTGCTCTGTAGATTAAATACTCTCTAagcctttaaaataataataataataataataataataataataataataataataataatacagtatactcAATCTTATTAATGTATTAATCTGTGAAGCTACTCTAATAGAGCTGTGCACCTACCTGCACTCAAGTGTAACAGATTAATTGACCCGTATGACTAATATCTAATCACAATGAGAAATAcctctttttaaagaaaaaaatatcattaCCTGGGTTGTATcatttataacaaaaaataaagtgtattttatttaatttgtttaacttATCTTGAAATGTCACAGTGTCTCACTGGGTAATTATACTATCATTAAAACCATTCCCCTTTTAAGGTTTGCACATTTGATTAAAATTATAATGCTGTTACACTGTCAAACCCCGCACCTTTCTCTGCACCTTTAACCAAGacagtatttgtttcttttttccaggAGTTGAAGGATCCTCAATGCAGGGATGAGATGGCAGCAGCACGAGGGGCCCTGAAAAAGAATGCCACCATGCTGTACACTGCATCTCAGGCTTTCCTTCGCCACCCTGATGTAGCCGCCACCAGGGCCAACCGGGACTATGTATTTAAGCAGGTGCAGGAGGCCATCGCTGGCATCTCCAACGCTGCCCAGGCCTCCTCCCCCACGGATGAGAAGCATGGCCATGCAGGCATCGGTGAACTGGCAGCAGCTCTGAACGAGTTTGATGTAAGTGGGAATGTCTATTTGCTCACTCCTGTATTTATAGTCAAtgaagcaaagtggtggttcagaCAGTCAACTCACTTTTAATAAGTCAATCAAATCCAGCTTATTAAGTGTTGATAACCAGACAATCGAAATAGCAGTACCTTATCGCTGACAACATATATGATCGTCAGGGAAGGGATTCAAATCTTACCTGATCCATTACCTCCCTGCTGCAAGTTAGTTTgcttcctcctccccagcctcctcctgttttttggctttgtctaagggggagggcagctatcctgttCTCTTCCCATGGCtttcctacagtcagcctctccacttatcagcAGAAAAATTTATGGGAAGGGGTTCCCTGAGGCGAGGCCAAAGATGTTTTATATGTTAAATGTGCTATCCAAGAACATATAATATGCATAAATGTGTTATCGtgtctaatctgtaataaatattttatctatCGTATGAGTACCTGACTGAACTTACATTCTGGAGTCTCGCTGTTTTGTTGTAGTTACTCCAGGGttacactagccctgcacccagttctTGTTTGGCTGAAATGACTGTGGGCCAGGAATCTGAGCTGCTGCTCAATCTGATCTGAAATGATTAGTTATCACAGCATGAAGTGGTCTCATCTGAGTCTGTAGGTTAACTattaggagttgttcatgcaagTAAGGggaagaaacttttttttcaaatacctAGTTCATTTAAAGTAATGCACCTATTTAAAAgaagttctgaaacccagaaGATGGTGCAATGATGTTTCTAATCCTGTACTCACTTTAAAAATGAGGTCTGCCAGTGGCAAACTCATCATGCTCACTGAGGTTTACCTAAAATTACATGCAAATAGTTAGGTGGTTAGATTTGTCTTCTCTCCTTTCTTCTTCTTAGTATATAATATTTGCACATAGACTTTTTTTTTGGACAATGCTTATGCAGAGATGTTTGTGTTCTCTGTGAACATTTATCTTGAATTTACCCACCAATGTACCATGACCTAGTTTGGACTGCAATACTTATAGTAAGCTAGtttcttttatatattatattatctcTTTGATCCaagaggtgaaaaaaaaaataacagcaaaagaatcttaataaaagaacaaaaaagtttTCATGTAACATAATGAAAATTATTCAAGAGCATCTTTTATGTGGCATGAGTGTAATGAAAGAGAGACATCTAGAGGCCTAATCCAGTATTGCAGTcatatattgttttttgtgtGGTATGGGTTTTTTATGAGTTGTGCAGACATCTATTTTGTGTGTAACATCAGTGCTTTTTCAGCCTGTTTTAGGTTACGATGATTATCTTATCTGTGTTTCAATCGGTTGCATGTGTTGTAGCTCACTTTGTGattgatttatgtatgtattattcaAAAGCCCTTCTGTTGAAAACAacatggagaaaataaaacagttaggTATCTACTAACATACATTAATCAAAATTGTATTTCTGATTAATGAGAAAATAGTACACTTGTTGACAAAGTACTTAACATACATGTGTATCTCAGATTTCTTCACATTTCTAAACCCCTGTTTTCAAAacaggagagagcgagagaaaatgGTGCATGgagtagtgtgtgatatgagaattgaaTGCACTCCCGAGGGGTTTATCAAAGCAACACGTGTAGTGGAGCTCGTCATGCTGTATTCAAATAGCATGACAGTCTGCGACTGTGCACTGTCATCAgctcatactgatttaattttgtttgcacCCCATAATGCACTGCGCACCAACCAAGGCAGGCAGGCTAGCCTTTTCAGTGGGTCCTAGTGCCACCCAAAGTACAGGCTTGtggtatataaatacataaataaataatcaatggcATATTTTCTCAAATGAATAAATTGATACCTGGGTAGAAAAATTGGACCGGGTCGTGTCGGGTATTTTAAAACCAGTTCTCTGGTGCTGACCTCTAATGTTACATTCATATAGTCTCGCAGCATGACCTACTGGGAAAcccactgcatatatatatatccaagtaCACATGCCCAGACATGAAATttatcattattttgtattgaagCAGGCACAACATACACACAAAGCAACATTATTTTTCTTATATGTCACAATtgcagtactttttaaaaatggcatTCTTGTATCCAATTAATTTGCAGAAATGTTAATGCATCAATCATCTGTAGCAACAGGGTGGTTCTGCATGTGGAAACATGCACTTtcgtccactagatggtactgtttgCAAATGTTTAAATCTTCCATATTCCTATTTAAAATGTCATCTTAGTATGGGTTAGAAATACCAGATTTATATAAACTAATGTAATCtttttgttgtttagattcactctGTATAATTTTGTAGGCATAGGTGAagaaagacgggccacgctctttacTTGGTACAGAAAGACGGGCCAATTTAAAACTGTACCACGTTCTTTCGAttaaggttaaggttagggtgatttaaatcttaagctcagtattcaaattctctcagctggcccaTCGCTGAAAAGCCTGGCCATCTTTCTACACTTGTGCCATTTTGTATTTCAGTCACTAAATTCTGGTGCCTTTTttaactcagaagtttaaagcacagCTGTTatgactgaaataaaaaaaaatcatacaaagtGAAACGCACCATGTTCCTTCATATCAGTGCTAAACAGCAagcagcttcaaattacattttaacagttTTAGTTTTACATCCTCTTCTCTTTTAATGGTATTTGCAAGTAGATCAGAAACTGCAgaaacagttttgaaaagatcaCATCCTCATGGAAGTTGCCAGAATGTCTAGTTTCTCTTGGAATCCCTCATTAACACTCCAATAAATACATTGACGCTCCACTTTCTAAAATCAAAACAGCTTCACTGAGTGGCCATGGTATGCTGCTGGTAGTCATGGAGATAGTCTTTCTGACATTTACCAGAACAACGAGCTGGGCTTTTTAAAGCACTTTCTCAGGTCATACGAATTACTTGCAAATTtatacaagggcagcagtgtggagtagtggttagggctctggactcttgaccggagggttgtggattcaatcccagttggggggacactgctgctgtacccttgagcaaggtactttacctagattgctccagtaaaaacccaactgtataaatgggtaattgtatgtaatgtgttatcttgtaacaactgtaagtcgccctggataaggttgtctgctaagaaatacataataataaaaaatacaaggaaAATGTCATGACAGAGCAATTTTCTACCAGAAGATATTGAACGCTCAAAGGACTCGAGTGGCTCTTTAATGGAGTGTTATCTGGAATTGGGGCTTGAAGACAAGggtttaataaaaatgtactttGTATTGATGGAAGTGACTTTTTATAAACAAgtgtgtacagtatactgtacagagCAACTGAGACTgtgtataatttattattatccCCTCGCCATCAGGTATAAAGTAGAGATGCTTGTCTATCCATAGGTATCTATATACTGTGATGAAACATGGCATGGacaattattttttgttactgCCTCCTTGCGGACAGGGAGGGACTCATTAGCAAGCGCCATGCAGCACTGGGTAGGAATAAGCATGTCAGCTGTACTTGATCTCTTTCTACGGGGGTAGTAAGGTTTGCTCCCAACCCATCAGCCTACacagacccccccaccccccagggagcaattgtctttttttcttgccTTGGACACAAGCACCTTAAAGAATAACTGTATTCTGAGACGGCACCGGAATGGCTATAGGTTTATTCCATGCTGAAAGtctaaaaaagatttaaagattCAATTTAATGTTTTTCAAGAGTAGATTGTGAAGGGGTTTAAACACTGTTTCATTTTTGGCAACCAGCCTGGGCTACCTATTTGAAATGAGTTATGCTAGTTTGTCTACCTCccaataaacagacaaaaaacaaaaaacaaaacaaaacaaaaaaaacacaaacaataatcaTTTCAGGGAAGCAAAAAATAATTATGTAGTGCATAGGGGCAAAACAGCTGCCAAATTCCACCCATTCAGTGGTTGCTCAATTATCTAGCTATATGGTGTTCGTAAAGTGGTTTGAGATTATGTGTAGATGACAGGTGCCATCTAAATGCAAGGTCCATTACCATTCCTGTAGAAAAGAGCATGGCTAGATGGAGAATGGAGAGAAAGGGCAATACTTAATAGGGGCGAGATAAGAAGGTCATGGGAATAAAGAAGCAATCAATTGAAAAGTGACAAGAAGGGAGCAATTAAaggtaagttaaaaaaaatgttttgaagcgGTGTGAAAAGAGGATAATAGCCActgtataataatacaatacaaatgtgaGTCTACAGTAATAACAGAAAAAGAAGGAcattatatacagctctggaaaaaattaagagaccactgcaaaattatcagtttctctggttttactatttataggtatgtgtttgggtaaaatgaacatttttgttttattctataaactactgacaacatttctcccaaattccaaataaaaatattgtcatttagaacatttatttgcagaaaatgacaactggttaaaataacaaaaaagatgcagtgttgtcagacctcgaataatgcaaagaaaataagttcatattcatttttaaacaacacaatactaatgttttaacttaggaagagttcagaaatcaatattcagaaaccaattttcagctttgcccaacacctggtcatctaatggttagacggagacctggagaggcctacaagccacagtgtctcgcacccactgtgaaatgtggtggaggatcagtgatgatctgggggtgcttcagcaaggctggaatcgggcagctttggcatgaatcaagccaagtacaaggttgtcctggaagatcaggcttattccaccaaatattgatttctgaactcttcctaagttaaaacattagtattgtgttgtttaaaaatgaatatgaacttattttctttgcattattcgaggtctgacaacactgcatcttttttgttattttgaccagttgtcattttctgcaaataaatgctctaaatgacaatatttttatttggaatttgggagaaatgttgtcagtagtttatagaataaaacaaaaatgttcattttacccaaacacatacctataaatagtaaaaccagagaaactgataattttgcagtggtctcttaattttttccagagctgtatatacctgtgtgtgtatatatatatatatatatatatatatatatatatatatatatatatatatatatatatatatatatatatatatatatatatatatatatggtttaatgTTAGTGGATGGTGGCCACACAAACTTGCATGTGAATTCACAGAAACTGAAAATGCACTATGTTATGTTTTTCCCAGTCTGTAAAGTAGGCTCAACAGTTATATATTACAGACTGGCTAATGAGATAATACACAACTACTTTGTGTGGACAAGGTGAGTCCAAATTAACTCTcttcacaaaataataatgatttaagaGTTGATGCGGTCTGCAACTTTGGTTAAAAAATTCTCACCTCGTGCTATATCTGGTCCAATTGATTCAAGTGTATCTAATCTTCAGGATTATAAGTGATCTTTCAATTCAAAATTAGTAATTAAATGGGTAACATGTAGCAGAAAGAATGTAACATAGAACAAACTAGGTTAAGCATATATTGAAACTGATATAGCGAAAGAGATATAATACATAACAAAACAATCAATGCATATTCTGAAATGTGTAGTACGTAGAACAGAATGGATATACCATCTAGTACAATGTATAGAACATATAACAGAATGGGTATACTATatagcagaatatatatatagcatgtaCTGAAAC from Acipenser ruthenus unplaced genomic scaffold, fAciRut3.2 maternal haplotype, whole genome shotgun sequence encodes:
- the LOC131728117 gene encoding catenin alpha-2-like — its product is ALSWWTQPAHLRLGVAVGSVITTNAASLGWGVVWNGRGAQGVEEALEAVKNATNEQDLANRFKEFGKEMVKLNYVAARRQQELKDPQCRDEMAAARGALKKNATMLYTASQAFLRHPDVAATRANRDYVFKQVQEAIAGISNAAQASSPTDEKHGHAGIGELAAALNEFDVSGNVYLLTPVFIVNEAKWWFRQSTHF